A window from Lactiplantibacillus pentosus encodes these proteins:
- a CDS encoding glycosyltransferase family 2 protein, translating to MKLTTLTIVVPCYNEAEVLPTSAETLRQILQNMIDIKQVSQKSKILFVNDGSRDKTWSLIQQLERDNALFTGLKFSRNFGHQNALMAGMKVAGKYSDCVITIDADLQDDENLIPKMVASYQEGNEVVLGVRNDRSSDSHFKRWTAEAFYGLMGKMGVQLVPDHADFRLLGRRAIDVLMEYQETNLFLRGIVPQLGFNTEKLYYQRNPRLAGETKYPLKKMLSFAFDGITSFSIAPVKAIMSLGILVIGISLIMVIYAIVRFFTGNVISGWTSLMTSLWFLGGIQLVGISVIGEYIGKIYAEVKHRPRYIIEQDDYTPTQQTAQLNEMVGAS from the coding sequence ATGAAGCTGACAACGCTCACGATTGTGGTGCCATGCTATAACGAGGCTGAAGTTTTACCGACTTCGGCAGAGACACTACGTCAGATATTGCAGAATATGATTGACATCAAGCAAGTAAGTCAAAAGAGTAAGATTTTGTTTGTCAATGATGGTAGTCGTGATAAGACTTGGTCATTGATTCAACAATTAGAACGTGATAATGCGTTGTTTACCGGATTAAAATTTAGTCGGAACTTTGGCCATCAGAATGCTTTAATGGCCGGAATGAAGGTTGCGGGGAAGTACTCAGATTGTGTGATTACGATTGATGCTGATTTGCAAGATGACGAGAACTTGATTCCTAAGATGGTCGCTAGCTATCAGGAGGGCAATGAGGTGGTCTTAGGCGTGCGCAATGATCGTTCGAGCGATTCTCATTTTAAACGGTGGACCGCCGAAGCATTTTACGGCTTAATGGGGAAAATGGGGGTTCAATTGGTCCCAGACCATGCCGATTTCAGACTGCTAGGACGACGCGCAATCGACGTGCTAATGGAGTATCAAGAAACCAATCTGTTCCTGCGTGGCATTGTACCGCAGCTGGGCTTTAATACCGAAAAACTTTACTATCAACGCAACCCCCGGCTCGCGGGTGAGACTAAGTACCCACTCAAAAAGATGTTGTCATTTGCTTTTGATGGCATTACCTCATTTTCGATTGCACCAGTAAAAGCAATTATGTCGTTGGGGATTTTAGTCATTGGGATTAGTCTCATCATGGTCATTTACGCTATCGTCCGCTTCTTCACCGGCAATGTCATCAGCGGCTGGACGTCGTTAATGACCAGCTTATGGTTTTTAGGTGGCATTCAATTAGTCGGTATCAGTGTGATTGGCGAATACATCGGGAAGATTTATGCGGAGGTCAAACACCGTCCGCGTTATATTATCGAACAAGATGACTATACGCCGACACAGCAAACAGCCCAGCTGAATGAAATGGTAGGTGCGTCTTAG
- a CDS encoding NupC/NupG family nucleoside CNT transporter: MVFNLVVNIIGIVVFIAIAYLFSKQKHAINWRSVGVMLVLEVLLAWFLTGSQIGVDAVKAAADGFTWLVNVSYDGIAFALASWVNVKSMDFVTSSLLPILLIVPLFDILTYIGVLPWIIKWVGRGLAYITGQPKFESFFVVEMMFLGNTEALAVSQLQLKQMKAQRNLTIAMMSMSCVTASILGAYIKMMPGQFILTAVPMNVLNAAIIAAILNPVDVKPEEDTIAKISGSAAVEETTETTETSGSEELAHEQVKEAKPAREPFFSFLGDSILGAGRLILIIAANVIAFVALAKLIDKLLGLINSNLSLENIFGVIMFPFAWLLGFNPSDAFQMASYMGTKLVTNEFVVMGEVTSKINDYAPHFRAVLTVFLTSFANFSTIGMIIGAFKGIVSREKNDLISRNVGYMLLSGILVSLLSAGVVGLFVW; the protein is encoded by the coding sequence ATGGTCTTTAACTTGGTAGTTAATATTATTGGGATCGTGGTTTTCATTGCCATTGCCTACTTATTCTCCAAGCAAAAGCACGCCATTAACTGGCGTTCAGTTGGTGTCATGTTAGTACTAGAAGTCTTATTGGCATGGTTCTTAACGGGGTCACAAATCGGTGTTGACGCGGTCAAAGCGGCAGCGGATGGGTTTACTTGGCTCGTTAATGTTTCATACGATGGGATCGCCTTCGCATTGGCTAGTTGGGTCAATGTTAAGTCGATGGACTTTGTCACTAGTTCATTATTACCAATCTTGTTGATTGTGCCATTATTCGATATTTTGACCTATATTGGCGTTTTACCATGGATTATCAAATGGGTCGGCCGCGGGTTAGCTTACATTACCGGCCAACCAAAGTTCGAATCATTCTTCGTTGTTGAAATGATGTTCTTAGGTAACACGGAAGCCCTCGCTGTTTCACAATTACAGTTGAAGCAGATGAAGGCGCAACGGAACTTGACGATCGCAATGATGTCAATGAGTTGTGTGACCGCGTCAATCCTAGGGGCATACATTAAGATGATGCCTGGTCAGTTTATTTTAACTGCGGTACCAATGAACGTTTTAAACGCCGCAATTATTGCTGCTATTCTGAATCCGGTCGATGTTAAGCCGGAAGAAGATACCATTGCCAAAATCTCTGGTAGCGCAGCTGTTGAAGAAACTACCGAGACCACTGAAACGAGCGGCTCTGAAGAATTAGCTCATGAACAAGTTAAAGAAGCTAAGCCAGCTCGCGAACCATTCTTCTCTTTCTTAGGCGATTCAATTTTAGGCGCTGGGCGCTTGATTCTGATTATCGCTGCTAACGTTATCGCCTTCGTTGCGTTAGCGAAATTAATTGATAAATTATTAGGTTTGATCAACAGCAATTTATCACTTGAAAATATCTTTGGGGTCATCATGTTCCCATTTGCTTGGTTACTCGGGTTCAATCCTAGTGATGCCTTCCAAATGGCTTCGTACATGGGGACCAAGTTAGTTACTAACGAATTCGTTGTCATGGGTGAAGTGACCAGCAAAATCAATGATTATGCCCCTCACTTCCGGGCAGTCTTGACGGTCTTCTTAACTTCCTTCGCGAACTTCTCAACGATTGGGATGATTATCGGGGCCTTCAAGGGAATCGTTAGTCGTGAAAAGAACGACTTGATTTCACGGAACGTCGGCTACATGCTATTATCTGGTATTTTAGTTTCACTATTATCTGCTGGTGTCGTTGGCCTATTCGTTTGGTAA